The sequence below is a genomic window from Anopheles cruzii chromosome 3, idAnoCruzAS_RS32_06, whole genome shotgun sequence.
GGACGAGGACATGATCGACAAGATCCCGGGCCAGCTGAACGATCGGCGCACGATGCTGGGCGAACTGAACTGGATCTTTACGGCGATCACGGACACGATCGCGTGGAACACACTGCGGCCCGAGCTGTTCCAGAAACTGTTCCGCCAGGACCTGCTGGTGGCCAGTTTGTTTCGCAATTTCCTACTGGCCGAGCGCATTCTGCGGGCGTACGATTGTACGCCGATCTCGAGTCCGGCCCTGCCGCCCAGCTACCGGCACCCGATGTGGTCCGCCTGGGATCTGGCGCTCGATCTGGCGCTGATCCAGCTGCCGGACATTCTGGAGAAGGGCAAACCGTTCCAACACTCGCCGTTCTTCGAGGAGCAGCTGACGGCGTTTCAGGTGTGGCTCGAGGGTAGCACCGAGCAGCGGAGCCCCCCGGAGCAGCTGCCGATCGTGCTGCAGGTGCTGCTGTCGCAGGTTCACCGTTTGCGTGCCTTGGAACTGCTCGGCCACTTCCTCGACCTTGGCCCGTGGGCCGTCAACCTGGCGCTGAGCGTCGGCATTTTCCCGTACGTGCTGAAGCTGCTCCAGAGTTCGGCTCCCGAGCTGCGGCCCTTCCTCGTGTTCATTTGGGCAAAAATTCTGGCCGTCGACGGCACGTGCCAGATCGATCTGGTGCgcgacggtggccatcgataCTTTTTGCTCGCCCTGCAAGACACGAACCCGGCGGCGCAGTGCTTCAAGGGGAACCATCGGACGTACGCGGCGTTCGTGCTGGCCTGTATCGTGCACCGGTTCCCGAACGGACAGTCGAGTGCGCTCCAGAGTCAGCTCGTGTCGATCTGTCTCGATCAGCTGAACGATGCCGGAAATCCGCTGCTCCGCCAGTGGCTTGCCATCTGCTTGGGGCACCTCTGGCAGCACTACGAGCAGGCGCGGTGGTCCGGCGTACGGGACAATGCGAACGAAAAGCTGTACCAGCTGCTGAGTGATCCGCACCCGGAAGTGAGGGCGGCCGCGGTCTACGCCCTCGGTACGTTCATCAGTTCGGTGACGCAACGGTCGGATCACGCCAACAACATCGATCGCGCCACGGCCATGCATCTGTTCGCGACGGTCAGCAACGATATGAGCCCGCTCGTGCGCATGGAACTGATTGCGGCCCTCCAGTGGATGGTGCTGTTCTTCGAGACGCAGTTTGTGGGCACCTTCATGCAGGTGGACAGTCCGGAGCGTAGCTGCAATCCGATGAAGCGCGTTTCGAGCACGAACAACATTCTCGGCGTCGGCAAGTCATCGGTGACGGTGGGTTTCTACCAGCGGCTGTGGAACGGGTTCGTGGCCCTCTCGAGGGACCCGTTCCCGGAGGTGGCCTTCATGGCGCAGAAGATCGTCGATTACGTGCGCTCCGAGACGGCCAAGGAGGTGACGGTGTGCGAGAAAAGTGGCAACGTTCACCACTACGGTGGATCAGTGGCCAGCGTCAGTTTGCCACCGTCGCCGAACACGCGCGTCAACTACCTGTCGGGTGAATCGCCACCGGCGCACCACGACAATGGAATCCATCGGCTCGGAAGCCATCACACGCCGCTGTCGATGAAGAAGCGCGTCGTCCAGGGGCTGAACGAGAGCGGCGATTTCTCGGAGACCCCGCAAGACAAGCAACCGGCGTCCGTGGGGTCAGCGGCACAGAAGctggccgccggagccggaagcaAGCTTCTCGAGTGGTCTACTagtcagcagcaaccggcacCTTCCGTGGCCAACACCTCGTCGTCAGCGTCGGCGACCCCGCTGAAGCCGATCGTTAGCACCAAGTTCATCGAGTGGTCGGTGAGCTTCTTTGCCCAGCCCTCGAAGCATATGCACGACACGATGGAAGGTGGCGGAgctggtgacggtggtgcCGATGGTGGCCGGAACGCGGTGGACCACAACTCGTCGGAGTATCTGAACCGCCAGGCACGCTGCCTGCGCAATCAGGCCGTGCGGGCCGAAGGAAGCGTCCAGCGGAGGAAGGCCATCTTTAAGCGGCTCGATGTACAGCACTGGTCCTGCCGCACGCAGCACGCACCGACCATCATCAAGCTGAACCCGTACGACGAGCAGCTGGCGTTCGCCTACAAGTGAGTGGCCAACAATCTGCCGCGTATCGGGCATATTAACTCATGTACTCTTCTCCCTTTCCGCAGAGATCGCGTTATAGTGGTGAATATGAACACGGACACGACGTACACACTGGCACCGGCGAAACAACCGGACGGTAGCGGcggtaccggcaccggcagcaacaccagcagcaccggcaacaTTAGCTCGCAACAGCAATCGCATCAACTGTTCCCTACGCTACAGCAGCACGGCTCGACCCACCGCCTAATCGGTCCGTCGATCAGCCAATCGATCAGTTTTCTCGATCAGCACCAACCGCAATCGttacagcaccaccaccaccaccagctacGGTCATCGCACGAAACGTTCCCGCactcggtggccgccagccaACCGCTCAGCGTCACGTCGCTGGAGTTCATCAACGCGCACGACGTGGGCCTCGTAATGGCCGGCTACAGCGACAGCACCATCCGTCTGTGGCGTGCCGAGgaggccggcggcggcagcgtcgataatcagcaccagcaccagctgctGTCTGCGTGGCACGGACTGTTGGACTTTAACACGGCAAGCCTGGCCAAGGTGAGCTGTCTCGATACCGGCAACCAAGGGGCGCACCCGAGCGGCGGGGGTACCGTGGCACCGGGTGGCCTGGTGCTTGCGTGGCACCAACGCTCCCAGACGATAGTGGCCGCCGGCGAGGCGAAGTACGTGCGGTTGTGGGATGCCGAGCGGGAGATGCGAATCTGTGATATGCCGAGCGGTTCCGATACATCGATCCGGAAGCTGTCCTGTGCACCGAACGGCCTGTTTGCGGCCGGCTTCTACGATGGCAGTGTGCGCATCTTTGACCGCCGGTGCCCCCCGGCGGACCAGCGGTGCGCTACGATACGCGAACATCTGCACCCGATCCTGACGCTGTGTATGCGCGACGACTGCGAGA
It includes:
- the LOC128271796 gene encoding regulatory-associated protein of mTOR, yielding MCNMIEVSETSNDASHKEDEDDASLPISFGSVRHLGKIEGINCTTQSWRVKERMKTVSVALVLCLNVGVDPPDVVKIHPCARMECWINPSSVSPGKALELISYALQKQYERWQPRARYRHSLDPTVEDVKKLCTSLRRNAKEERVLFHYNGHGVPRPTSNGEIWVFNRTYTQYIPLSIYDLQMWMGAPSIYVYDCSNAGIIVNSFNTFAEQHESEMEQMRNRSGSTASHTDQQQSQQPAQQAPPDGSAGNRSSPLPGGGAPPPATTTYRNCIQLAACAADQLLPMNPSLPADLFTSCLTTPIKMALKWFTLQSTSELVPYVDEDMIDKIPGQLNDRRTMLGELNWIFTAITDTIAWNTLRPELFQKLFRQDLLVASLFRNFLLAERILRAYDCTPISSPALPPSYRHPMWSAWDLALDLALIQLPDILEKGKPFQHSPFFEEQLTAFQVWLEGSTEQRSPPEQLPIVLQVLLSQVHRLRALELLGHFLDLGPWAVNLALSVGIFPYVLKLLQSSAPELRPFLVFIWAKILAVDGTCQIDLVRDGGHRYFLLALQDTNPAAQCFKGNHRTYAAFVLACIVHRFPNGQSSALQSQLVSICLDQLNDAGNPLLRQWLAICLGHLWQHYEQARWSGVRDNANEKLYQLLSDPHPEVRAAAVYALGTFISSVTQRSDHANNIDRATAMHLFATVSNDMSPLVRMELIAALQWMVLFFETQFVGTFMQVDSPERSCNPMKRVSSTNNILGVGKSSVTVGFYQRLWNGFVALSRDPFPEVAFMAQKIVDYVRSETAKEVTVCEKSGNVHHYGGSVASVSLPPSPNTRVNYLSGESPPAHHDNGIHRLGSHHTPLSMKKRVVQGLNESGDFSETPQDKQPASVGSAAQKLAAGAGSKLLEWSTSQQQPAPSVANTSSSASATPLKPIVSTKFIEWSVSFFAQPSKHMHDTMEGGGAGDGGADGGRNAVDHNSSEYLNRQARCLRNQAVRAEGSVQRRKAIFKRLDVQHWSCRTQHAPTIIKLNPYDEQLAFAYKDRVIVVNMNTDTTYTLAPAKQPDGSGGTGTGSNTSSTGNISSQQQSHQLFPTLQQHGSTHRLIGPSISQSISFLDQHQPQSLQHHHHHQLRSSHETFPHSVAASQPLSVTSLEFINAHDVGLVMAGYSDSTIRLWRAEEAGGGSVDNQHQHQLLSAWHGLLDFNTASLAKVSCLDTGNQGAHPSGGGTVAPGGLVLAWHQRSQTIVAAGEAKYVRLWDAEREMRICDMPSGSDTSIRKLSCAPNGLFAAGFYDGSVRIFDRRCPPADQRCATIREHLHPILTLCMRDDCESLVAACAGSIVRLYDLRKSSASHQHWSAGTDVSAMAIHSSADILACATNQITIYGLDGTVLSAGRSSDGFMATRKGVASCLSFHKHKLNLAAGYNDNTAAVLVPDRK